The Colwellia sp. M166 genome segment AGGCTTCTTATTTGAGCCTTCGGTATATTACTACTTAGATGATGGTTTAGGTGCTAAATTATTATTGGAATATGATTATCAATTAAATCATAAATCGCTATTTCGGATTAATTATAGTATTCGAGGCTCAGCCGACTTTAGCGGTATTCGCTGGAAACACGGTTTTTATAAACTTGATCAAATCGATCACACTACCGCAACCGTATTAAGTTTACAAGCTGAAGGTGAGCGCAATGGCGCACGTGGTTTTGTCGTTGATAAATACACTTTGGGCTATCGTTATCGCTTTAATGCGCTACGTGATTGGCTATTTTTTGAAATAGAACCTTTTATCGAGTTTCCTGAGCAAGAAAACTACCACACAACACCTGGTATTGCCTTTCGTATTGAAGGCTTTTTTCACAAAGGTTAAACGTCTTGAGCTTGAGGTTATGCTCGATACATCTCGATTACATTATCCTCTATTTTAGCCCTAACTATTTTGGCTGGTCGGCTAATATGATAGCCTTGGCCAAACTCGCAACCGACATGTTGTAATTTCTTAAGCATAGCTTCAGACTCAATACCTTCTGCCACTAATCGATAACCAAAGTTTGTCCCCAATTCATGCAAAGCTTTAACTAAAGACAAGTTTTTTTCATTATGATTTAAGCTACGAACAAAGCTACGATCAAGTTTAATAAACTCAAACGGATAATGATGTAAAAAATTAAAAGATGATAAACCCGCACCGTAATCATCCAATGCCAACTTAACACCAAGCTTTTTCAGTTTTCGCAAACCTTTTAATGCCAATTCAGTATGCCGAGTAAAAGCTGATTCATTAAATTCTAAAATCAGCCGTTCAGGCTCAAGAGTATTACCCCTGATTAAATTAATTAATTTTGCTAATTGATTAGCTTGCGTTAAATGCCGACCAGATAAGTTGACACCAATATAAGTATGTTCATACTCTTTTGATTGCTTCCAAAGCTTTAACTGCAAACATACTTCTTCAATGACCCAGGTTTCAATCTCTAAAATCATGCCGGTTTCTTCCGCCATAAAAAGAAACTCACTCGGGGTCAGCAAACCTTTGGTCGGATGTTGCCAGCGCAACAGCACTTCAAAGCCAAGCGCTTTTGTTGAACTTAAGTCTGAAATTTTTTGATAATGTAATTCAAATTGCTTACTTTGTATTGCTTGTCTTAGTTCTTGCTCAAGTGTCATGCTAGCGATAAGTTGCTCACGCATACTGTCATCAAAAAACACATAACGGCCTCGCCCTAAACTTTTAGCCTGATACATTGCCGCATCTGCATCACGCAATATTTCATTGGCATCTTTATAGCTCATTCGGCTTTGAGCAATGCCGATACTGGCATTAGAATACAAAGTATGACCATCAAGTTCAAAAGGTTGCGCAATTGAATCAATGATACGAGAGGCAATTTCCTCAACATCTTCCAATGATTGTAATGAATCTAAAAGTACAACAAATTCATCACCACCTAACCTCGCTAAAATATCATTATCACGCACACAAGCTCGTAAGCGTTGTGAAATTTCAATTAAGAACTGATCACCGGCATGGTGGCCTAAGGTATCATTAATCATTTTGAAGCGGTCTAAATCGATAAATAAAACCGCAAATCGTTGCTTAGGATAACGTTTCAAATGTCGAATAGAATAGGTTAAGCGATCGGCAAACATGGCTCTATTGGGCAATTGAGTTAGGGCGTCATGGTGAGCATCATGATACAAACGTGCTTCCGCTTTTCGACGCTCTTCAATTTGCATACGTAAATTAAGGTTAGTAGCTTGTAGCTCTTGTGTGCGCTTATTGATCATTTTTTCCAGCGCTTCGTGACTTTGTAACGCTCGTTGCTGCGCTCTCTGTCGTAAAATTTCAATAGAAATATGATGGCTAACGAAACGCATCAGCTCAAGATCTTTACTGTGATATGCAGCTTCATCTTGATAATGCTGTATTGCGATAACGCCAAAAACTTCACCTTGATCAGATAAAGGGGCGGCCAACCAGGACTTTGGTAACTCACGCTCTGGATAATATTGCGTAAAAGCAGACTGTGTAACTTCACCTTGAGCCGATAAAGTGTAAACCATTCTAGCACTCAACAAAACAGGCTTTGCTTCTCTGATAGCTAATTCTGATAAGCCATTACTGAGCTTTCGCGTTTCTGGTTGTGGTAACTTTTCATCACAATGATAAGGAAACTCTAATTGAGTTTTATCATCTGAGAGTAAAGCAATATAAAAATTCTTGGCTAGCAGTAACTTATTAATTTCGTGATGTAGTGCTTGGTAAAAGTTTTCAACAGCTTGAGACTTTGCCGTTAACTCTGAAATATTAAGTAATACTCGATGAGTTTTAACCGCTAATTGCCGCTCGACTATTTCACGCTGCAGTTGTTGATTTGTCTGGGTCAGCTTAAGTGTGCGCTGACGAATACTTGATTCGAGTAGTTCTCGACTTCGCACGCGATCGATTGCTGTCATCAAATGCTCGGCAATAAATTCTAATATTTGACAGTCACGTTCAGAAAAATACAATTTATCATCATAACTTTGTAAGGCAATAACCCCAATGATTTGCTTGCCTCGCTTTAATGGCACACCAAGCCAATCTACACATACTGAGCCATACATGACAATTTCATCTGTTTTAGCAAGATCGTTTCGTACTTTAGCTGAACAATGCATTGGCTGTTGGCGCAATAGCACTAAACCCGTCAGGCTTTTTCGCCAGTTAGCTAAATCAACATGCTCACGTAAACGCATTTCTACCGGATTATGGCAGTAGGCTAATTGTAATTCATCCGAGTTATTCAACAGTGCAATATGAAAACTATCAGTAACCAATAAGGTTTTAATTACCGATTCAAGGGCGTGATAAAACGCATCCATATCGGTTACAGAACTGGCTAATTCAGACAGTTGTAATAAACCAGATTGCATGGTTTTAAGTTGACGATACTTTTTAAGTAGCGATTTTAATTTGGGGTGTTGACGTATCGCATGAATATTTTCCTTCGCCTTGGGTTCCATGGTGGAAATTCCATTTATTATTATTAGTATTATTTTTGTACTGTTAGTCTAACAAAATAAAAGTTTTTGGCTAGAGCTTATTCAACTTAATTGCTCATATTTTATACAATAAAAAGTGATACCAAAGCAATACTTATACTTTCAACTAATCAATGCTATAGCCCATATGGGATTACTAATACCAAAACTATTAAGTTTATTCTCTCTCAGCGCTTACCAGCGGTTTGAGAACAACGATCATTTTTTGAATATCGTTATTCTATATGAAAGAAATTATCGGCGGTTATCGAATCACTGGCAAGCTCCCGAGGGTTGATTTTAAAAGGCTTACCGTCGGTGTTATTGATTTTGACAAAGTTATAACCACTTTCTTCAATCAATGCCTTGCCAACATGGATGTACTTAGGTTCAGTCGGGAACGGTGAACCTGTGCCGCTAAAGCTTTTAAATTTCACTGAGTGAGAAGAAATTGCTATTATTAGAATTGGTATAACAAGTTTTCAGCTGACATTAACAAGCTCAATAACAATAAATTTTACACGTAAAAAAACCGACAAAAGTCGGTTTTTTATAAAATATCACAAGGCTATACTGCCATTGCACCTTTTAACTTAGCAAGAGCATTCTTTTCAAGCTGTCGAACACGCTCAGCTGATATTTCATATTTATTGGCTAACTCTTGTAGCGTTGACTTATCGTCATGTAACCAACGCGTACGAATAATATCTTGGCTGCGCTCATCTAGACTCACTAAAGCATTGCTTAGTCGCTTATTAGCATGTTGTTCCCAATTTGAATCTTCAACTTCTGTTGCAAGATCAGATTGTTTATCTTCTAAATACTGAGCAGGAGAATATGTACTCGCACTGGCATTGTCATCATCATCGGTTGATAATTCAAAAGCTTGGTCTTGGTTACTCATACGAGATTCCATTTCCAAAACATCTTTCGTGCTGACACCTAAAGTTTCAGCAACATTGTTAACTTCATCATTGCTAAACCAACCTAAGCGCTTTTTGTTTTTACGTAGATTAAAAAATAATTTTCGTTGTGCTTTAGTGGTCGCTACTTTAACAATGCGCCAATTTTTTAACACAAACTCATGAATCTCAGCTTTAATCCAATGTACAGCGAACGATACTAAGCGAACACCTACTTCAGGGTTAAAGCGTTTAACAGCTTTCATTAGGCCAACGTTACCTTCCTGAATTAAATCAGCTTGCGGTAAACCGTAGCCGGCATAACCTTTAGCAACATGAATAACAAAACGAAGATGCGACATAATTAATTCTTGCGCCGCTTTTAAATCATTTTCAGAATATAAACGAGTTGCTAACTCACGCTCCTTCTCAGCGGTTAGCATCGGAATGCTATAAGCTGATTGCACGTATGCCTCAATGCTGCCACTTTGTGGAACAGTTAACGCCATTGATTGCATTGATTCACTCATTTAAAAACTCCTCTATCTAATCTAATCTAGTTCGCAATGATAACATAAATCCCCTACCACCACGACTTTATAAGCCAACAGTAGCTTAGAAGACAGGGGGAAACAACACCCTCTTTCAACTTTTCGATGAATAATTTGTTAAACTTTGTCACTCACTTTAAAATTTTCTTAAAATACATGACCATGAGTAACATCCAAAAGTTAGCCTGATATTGCAATTCGGCTATTTTGTGTCATGCCTTATTGTAAAATATAACCACAAGATATATAAGTAATAAAGTTTCGCTTTTTAAAATTTATTATAGCGGCATTAATTAGAGGTCTTATGTATTCATTTATTGCCAGACAACCGATATTAGATTTAAATCAAAGCGTTGTTGCTTATGAGTTACTTTTTAGGGATGGTGAGAGTAATTGCTTTCCAGATATAGACCCCGATCAAGCTACATCCAATATATTAAGTAATAATCACTTAACCTTAGGTGTAGAAAATATTACCAATAATTTACCGGCCTATATAAACTTTCACTCCAATACACTGATTAACGATTTTCCCAGTTTCTTAGATCCCAGTACAGTTGTCATAGAAATATTAGAAGATGTTCCGGCCAGCGATGCCTTGTTATCTGCATGTAAACAGCTCTCCGAAAAAGGCTATATACTTGCCTTAGATGACCACGACTTTGATCCAAAATGGCAACGTTTTTTCCCTTATATTAATCTATTAAAGATAGATGTATTACAACACTCAATGCTCGCAATCAGTAAGTTTATTAGGACAATTAATAACTCAAAAATAACTTTACTTGCTGAAAAAGTTGAAACAGCACAACAGTTTGAACAAACAAAACTACTGGGTTTCACCTTATTTCAAGGTTATTTCTTTGCCAAGCCCGAAATGCTGAAACAAAAGAAAGTGACGAGTACAAAACAAAAGATTTTAGAGTTAGTAGGTCATGCAAGTTGTGAACAGTTAAACTTTGACACTATGGGAGAGATCTTTAGCTCAGATCCAGGCCTAACATATAAATTATTACGCTTTATCAATAATCCTTGCTACGGAAGAAGCCAAGAAATAACCTCATTAAAACATGCATTGATATATCTTGGTGATATAGAATTAAAGAAATTTATTGCCTTATTAGCCTTAGCTGATCTTAATCACAACAAGCCAACTGAAATTATTCGCTTGTCTTTAATAAGAGCTAAGTTTTGTGAACAGATTTCTTTGTTACAGAAAAACCAAGAAAACCCACCAAAAGCATTTTTAACCGGTATTTTATCCTTTATCGATGGCATTTTAGATCATACGTTAGCAACATTATTAAATATATTGCCAGTCCATGCTGATATTAAACAGGCACTAATGACTAATGACAATTATTTAGCCCATTACTTAAATCTAGCCAAAAGTATTGAGATGGGACATTGGCAAGCAAGTGATTTACTGATTGAACAACTAGCACTAACTCATGAGCAGTGCTTTATCGCGCATACCAAAGCAATCACTTGGGCTGATGAAATGTTGCAAGATTAAACGCAGGTCTATTTACTAACAGTTTAAATAATTAACCTCAGCTCGGGATAAGAATTAATTAAATTGAACTAAGTGCCCGTTCCACGATCCGATCTTTCGACCAAGAAAAAACAGAAAGATAATAAGGAACGGGCATGAATAAACTAGTTGAAATATTCTGTGATGTCGATGATTTTTGTCGCGTATTTATCCCACAATGGGAGAAACAATTAATTGCTGATGGAAGTATCAAGCGAAATCGTCCATGCCGTATGGCTATGAGTGAGATAATCACTATATTAATTGCTTTTCATACATCAAATCATCGCGACTTTAAAAATTATTATAAAGGTTATATTGCTAAGTTTTATCGTTCACATTTCCCTAGCTTATTGAGCTACACTCGATTTTTAGAAGTGATGCCTAAAGCGGTCGTTCCACTTTCTAGCTACTTTTCAATACTTAAAGGTGAGTCTACAGGTATTGAGTTTATTGACTCTACAAGCATAAAAGTATGCCATAACTTAAGAATTCCTAGACATAAAACATTTGACGGTATAGCCGAACGGGGCAAAGGAACAATGGGTTGGTTTTATGGGTTCAAACTACATTTAGTCACTAACTTTAGAGGTGAAATAGTTGAGGCTAAATTAACTACTGGCAATGTTCACGACACAAAGCCCGTATTAGCCTTAGCTAAAAACTTAAAAGGGAAGTTATATGCAGATAAAGGCTATATAAGCAAAAAAATTAACAGTTGGTTTGAAGGAAAAAGGAGTTGATTTGATAACAACCGTGCGCCGTAATATGAAAGCCAAAGCTATGTCGTTATGGGATAGAGCAATGTTATCTAGACGGTTTATTATTGAAACGATAAATGATCAATTGAAGAATATATCTCAAATAGAGCATTCGCGTCATCGTAGCCCTAATAGTTTTATGTTGAATTTACTGGCAGGTTTAGTGGCTTATTGCCTTAAAGAAAATAAGCCAACCCTTAATATTAGTGACGTAGAGAAGAATGCTATGGTTAGGGCTTAACCCGATCTGAGGTTAATTACACAATTTAATCTGCTGTTGGCTCGATAGCGCGTATATGTTGGCGTACTGAAATAAAGCTCCCTAACAAACCTAAGCCAATAGCTAAAAGCTGCAAAACAACTAATTCAGTAAAAGATAAGCCCGATAAAACAAACTGACTTTGATAAAGCTCGGTTAATTGACTCAAGGCACCAGAAATATAACTCGCTAAAATAGCGACGCAGATACTCGCAACAAAGCCACCAAGCACACCATACCAAACTCCAGCATATAAAAATGGCCGTTGAATAAAGCTATCGGTTGCCCCGACCAATTTCATCACAGCAATAGCATCTTTTTGATTTAAAATGGCTAAGCGAATTGTATTGCCAATAATCAGTACCACTGACAAACACAACAACACAGCTATCGCTATCACTACATCTTCAATGAGTGCTGCCATCGCTTGCAAACGAGTTAACCATTCAAGATCAAGTTTACCTTGATCAACACCACGCTCTTGTTCTAATTTAAGTAATAACTCACGTGCTGCTTGTACTTGGCTAAAACGCTTGGTGGGCGTAACTAATAAAGTTGCAGGTAGCGGATTTTCATCTAAATATTCTAGCGCTTGGCCAAAGCCAGACGCCACTTTAAATTCAGTTAGCGCTTGATCAGCAGAAATATAAACAACATTAGCCACCTCAGGATAAAGCTTAATACGTTGTACGAGATTTTGAGCTGATTTATCAGGTGTTGATAATTTTAAGAACAGTGTGATTTCCGATGCAGAGTTCCACTGCTCAGTAACCATTTGAGTATTTTTCACAAAAAGGTGCAATGTTGCCGGTAAAGTTAAACTTATGCCTAACACTAAAACTGTCATCACTGATGTAAACGGCGTACGCCATAAATCACCTAAGCTACCTATTCCCTGTTGTAAATGACGAATAACGCGGGCAGTAATTCGACCGGTCCAACCTAGCTGATGCTTACTTTGACGACTAAAATTAGTTTGCATTTAGGTCACCTGCAGCCTGTAAGCCATCGACAATACCATCGGTGATCATATGGCCTTGCTTTAACGTCAGCGTGCGATACTTCATGCGAGCAATCAACCCTAAATCATGAGTGGCAATTAAAACGCTGACGCCCATATCATTAAACTCTTCAAATAATCGAATAATATCCAAAGATAATTTAGGATCTAAATTACCTGTAGGCTCATCAGCTAACAAAATTGGCGGTTTATTAACAATAGCGCGTGCTATGCCCACTCGTTGCTGTTCGCCACCAGAAAGCATATTCGGAAAACATTTTAATTTGCTCGACAGATGTACTTTATCAAGCGCAGCTTCAACCCGTTTACGGGTTTCCTTATGACTATAACCTTCGATAATTAGCGGCAAAGCAACATTATCGAATACGGTTCGATCTAATAACAAATTATGGTTTTGGAAAATCATACCAATACCTCGACGTACATAAGGTATTTGTTGATACTTAATGGTTGATAATTCACTGCCATTAATTTCAATACTACCAACGCTGGGCTTTTCCATCATACTCATCAGCTTCAGCAAAGTACTTTTACCAGCGCCCGAGTGCCCCGTTAAAAACGCCATTTCACCCGGAGCAATAGTAAAGCTCACTTGTTTGAGCGCTAAAAAGCCCCCTGGATAAGTTTTACTAACGTTATTAAATCGGATCATAAGCCGTATTATTCTTGTGCTTCGTGAGTGAACAGTGCATCAATAAAGTCGCTGCCATTAAATGGACGTAAATCATCAATGCCTTCACCCACACCTAAATAGCGAATAGGAATAGCATGTTTATCGGCAACCGCGAAAACGACACCACCTTTTGCGGTACCATCAAGTTTTGTTAACGCTAGGCCTGTTAAGCCTACTGCTTCATTAAACAACTTAGTTTGGCTCAAGGCATTTTGCCCTGTGCCAGCATCAAGCGTTAGCATCACTTCATGGGGAGCATTAACATCAAGTTTTTTCATCACTCGAACCACTTTTTTCAGCTCTTCCATTAAATGATTTTTATTTTGTAAACGTCCAGCTGTGTCTGCAATTAATACATCAATGCCTCGCGATTTTGCTGCACTAATCGCATCAAAAATAACCGAAGCACTATCTGCGCCGGTATGTTGAGCGATAACCGGAATATCATTACGCTCACCCCACACTTGTAACTGTTCAACGGCAGCGGCGCGGAAAGTATCACCTGCCGCTAACATCACTGACTTACCTTCAGCCTGAAATTGCTTAGCTAACTTACCAATAGTGGTCGTTTTACCAACCCCATTAACGCCAACCATTAAAATCACAAAAGGGCCATCATCCGATTTAATCACTAGCGGTTGGCTGACGGGTTCAATAATTTTTTTCAGTTCTGCTTTTAATAAATCATATAGTGCATCAGCATCTTTTAATTGTCGACGTGATGCAGACTCAGTTAAAGAATCAATAATTTTTGTTGTGGTTTCAACCCCAACATCAGCTAGTAACAAATGAGTTTCAAGTTCTTCAAAGAGCTCGTCATCAATTTTCTTACCACGAAACAGACTAAACAGTCCGCCACCAAAGTTTTGTCGTGTTTTTGTTAATCCTTGCTTTAAGCGCACAAAAAAGCCAACTTTTGGCTCTGGCTCTGGCTCTGGCTCTGGCTCTGGCTCTGGCTCTGGCTCTGGCTCTGGCTCTGGCTCTGGCTCTGGCTCTGGCTCTGGCTCTGGCTCTGGCTCTGGCTCTGGCTCTGGCTCTGGCTCTGGCTCTGGCTCTGCAGGTAATTCTTCAACAACAGGTTCATCAATAGCAAGTGCTTTTGCTGATGATTGCATATTATTTTCAATAAATTCTTCAGAGGTAGCTGTTTCAGTTGTTACTTGTTCCGCAACAACCGACTCTTGCTCAGTTTCTTCGATGATATTTTCATTAACATCTTCAACGACAGGAGCAACTTCTTCTTGCTTTTTTTTGCCTAGACCTAACCAGGAAAACATACCTTTTTTCTTCGACATAAATGTATTTACAATCTTAATTAAATGTATTTGATGTATACGTTTACTACTGAAATCATTAATCTAAGGTTTGTTGCAACTTGAACAATTCATAGATCAGATGGTATTCACAAGTAAACAAGGATAAAATTATCGATATAGTATCACCTAACCTGCCGACACAAAAATAAAAGCTGTTTAAGTTATGAGCAAACTCAAAAAACAATCAGATAAAAACACCAAAACCGGTCATATCCGTATTATTGCAGGTCAACATCGTGGTCGAAAATTACCGGTACTAATTGCAGATGGTTTACGTCCAACGACCGATCGCGTGAAAGAAACGGTATTTAATTGGCTGATGCCCTATGTACAAGATGCTAATTGTTTAGATTGCTTTGCTGGCTCTGGTGGTCTTGGTTTTGAAGCGATGTCGCGTGGTGCAGAATCACTGACCTTAGTTGAACTCAATAAAGCCGCGGCTCAGCAATTAAAAGATAACAAAGCGCTGCTAAAAATCGATAACATCCAAGTAGTGCAACAAAACGCTTTAGATTTTTTGCAAACGAACCAACAAAGCTTCTCATTAGTTTTTATTGATCCCCCTTTTAGAAAAGGCCTCGCCCAACAAGCAGTAGAATTATTGTCTATAAAAGGCTTAGATGAAGACGCCTTAATATATGTCGAAATGGAAGCCGACACTAACGCACAAGTGATGCCGAGTCATTGGCAGCTTTTGAAAGAAAAGGTAGCCGGACAAGTGGTTTACCGACTTTATCAAAATAGCGCCAAGTAAAAGCTCATAATCAGGGAATACCTTTATTTTTTGATCCTAAAAAGTATTCCCCATTTGTACGCCATTAACAAATAGGCGTTAATGACCAATACCGTAACCGAAACTTCCAACGCTGACCAGTATTCGAATTGGGCATATCGCAATTACATTTTGAGGTAAGGGTAGGAAACAATAAAAATAAAAAAGCCGTAACTTAGCGCCGTACTATGGCTTAAGTTATGGCTTATTATGCATAACAGCTAAACTTTAGCTGTTATCAATTAATCCAGTTAAACCTTTTTTAACAAAATTGGGCAGGGCGAATGCTGCACTATGTAATGCTTGGTTGTAATACTGAAAATCCAAACCACTAGCAGCAACACGTTGCTCATCAAAGTCATTTACTGGATGGTATTGTTTACTGGCGAAAGTAAAGCTCCACAAACCACCAGGATAAGTTAAATTACTAAACGAATATAAGTAGTTTTGTGGAAATACTGCATTAAGCACTGTCAGTAATGATTGCTGAATATCCATGGCATACCATGACGATTCACCTTGAGAAACCACAATACCGTCATCTGTTAAGCAATTAAAAACATCTTGATAAAAAGCTTCGCCAAATAAAGGCTGAGCAGGGCCGATAGGATCAGTACTATCAACAATAATTACATCGAATTTTTCTGTTGTTTGCTTAACAAATTCAACACCATCGCCAATAATTAATTGCATTTTTTCATGGTCTAAATCTTTTGACGTTTGTGGAATATGCTGACGACAAGCATCAACTACCATGGCATCAATTTCTACCATAGTGCATTTTTCAACGCCTTTATGACGCAAGACTTCACGGGCAGTACCACCGTCTCCGCCACCAATAACTAAAACATTTTTTGGTGCCGGGTGAACAAACAAAGGCACATGAGTGATCATATCGTGGTAAGCAAATTCATCACGCTCGGTCACCATAATTAAGCCATCGTTCAGTAGCATTTTGCCATGGCCTTTGGTTTCAACGACGTCAACCGTTTGAAATTCACTTTTTCCTGAAAAAAGGACTTTTTCTACTTTAAATTTCAAGCCTAAAAAATCTTGAAACTTTTCTTCTACCCATAAATCAGAGTGCATGCTTTTCTCCTGCGATATCAAACGCTTTTGCTTTTGCAAAGCCTTGCTGCGGTAATATATAGTTAGCAAAGCAAACTAAGTAGTTATTACTTAAATGCTCACTGACTCGTGACTTGCTGACATAATTCGTTGGGATAAATTCATCAGTTAAGTTAACAAAATCAAAATCATTGAAACTTAATAAATCAAATGATTTTGGCGCTAATATGGTTAAAAACTTTTCCGTAAGCGCTCTTAAATTAATATTCGACTCAACACTGACATAGCTGCTGTTTGCTTGTGGCGTAACATGTATAGTGAGGTAATGTTTACCTTTAATGGCGTTAACCGAATAACCAAAGGGGTCAAAAACAAAATCATCCAATAAAAAGTCGCCAATCAGCTTATCTAACTGTAAAAATTGACGAATTTCTTCGGCTTTTAACCCTACTGTGGTTAACTTCTCAGAGGCTTGTTGGCTGATCTGATAAGCAAGAAATTCATAAGTTTTATCTAAATTATCTGCTTGAAAATTATTGTCTTGGTGGAAAATATAATTGTGATGGCTATCTAGCTCACCAAAGCGATAAGCTTTTCCCGCAACATATTGCCCCAATAACTTAATGTCATCACCAAAACTGCTTGGCTGAGCATGCGCAAAATATTCATTTTTACGTTGATAAATAACTTGTTGAATATTATCCATGCCTATTTGCTGAATAAAGAACTCTACTGAATGCACTAAACGCGTGTTGCCACAAGTTAGAATTAATATCCGATCATGCCAAACAAACAAGCTCGATTCAGAAAGCAGAAATGCTTTACAATCATGGTTGCGAATTGACGATAAAATTTGTGCATTACAGCATTGTACCAATACCGGCCAAAAATCATCTTCAATGTCATCAAGTAGTGAAATTTGCGTTGCTTTGACAACTATTTCAGCTTTTTTTTCAGAGCCTTCAAAAAACAAAAACATATCCTCAACGCCAAACAGCCGATGCTGATTGCGTAATTAAGTTGCCTAATTAATGGGCAAAAAAGTGCGCGCTATTTTACAAAAAAAAATCTCAATTACAATAAAAAGTTACTTGTTTTTTCAACAAATAAATTATCGACAAAAAACGCTATACTTTACCGAGCTTTTAAGCATAATTGCGCTATTTTAATCGTGACCAAGCAGACGTGTTTATTAAGCCTTTAGCAATAAACAATGATTCCGTTTGGCCCTAGCCATTACTCACTTGATAGCATCAGTGAATAACGCAACAGGTACTTTGCTTATGCAAACTAAAATTTTCGATATAAATATCTCTTTAAATAAACCTGAAACAGTCTTTGAGTGTGCCAACTTAAGTGACGGTATATTTAGCAATAGCGTACATTTAATTGGCTTTGAATTCGACGGCACAGCATGTTTTAGAAAAGGTACCAAAGACGGCCCCAATGCCTTACGCGATGTTTCAGATGGTATTGAATCATACTCGCCTTATTTAGATGCCGATATAGCAGATATTAATTTTTTTGATTTAGGCAACCTTACTTGCGATACCATCGAAACTGGTGATGAACATAGTGCTATAGAGCAGCAATGGCAAAGTGCTAGTAATGACTTCAGCAAGCTTTTTTCTGCCGTAGACTTAGTTAATGATAAAGTAAAAGTTATCACCTTAGGTGGTGAACATTCGATTTCTTACGCGCCTATAACTGCGTATTTAGCACAGTACGATGATCTTATCTTGCTTCATTTAGATGCTCATGCTGATTTACGTGACGGCTATCTTGGTTTTCATCATTCTCATGCCTCAATTATCCGTCGTGTACATGATCATTTTGGTCCAAAACATCAACTGATACAATACGGTATTCGTTCAGGCACAAAAGCTGAATATCAATGGATGCAGCAACATAAGAGCTTAAAACATTCACGGGCAGA includes the following:
- the speB gene encoding agmatinase encodes the protein MQTKIFDINISLNKPETVFECANLSDGIFSNSVHLIGFEFDGTACFRKGTKDGPNALRDVSDGIESYSPYLDADIADINFFDLGNLTCDTIETGDEHSAIEQQWQSASNDFSKLFSAVDLVNDKVKVITLGGEHSISYAPITAYLAQYDDLILLHLDAHADLRDGYLGFHHSHASIIRRVHDHFGPKHQLIQYGIRSGTKAEYQWMQQHKSLKHSRAEFLQSVADIDDQQAIYLTLDLDYFDPSFFPGTGTPEPGGEDFHSFVSLCKILQHKNLVGCDVVELSPKIDPTGNSDVFAAKVVRELIICLQS
- the ftsY gene encoding signal recognition particle-docking protein FtsY, producing MSKKKGMFSWLGLGKKKQEEVAPVVEDVNENIIEETEQESVVAEQVTTETATSEEFIENNMQSSAKALAIDEPVVEELPAEPEPEPEPEPEPEPEPEPEPEPEPEPEPEPEPEPEPEPEPEPEPEPKVGFFVRLKQGLTKTRQNFGGGLFSLFRGKKIDDELFEELETHLLLADVGVETTTKIIDSLTESASRRQLKDADALYDLLKAELKKIIEPVSQPLVIKSDDGPFVILMVGVNGVGKTTTIGKLAKQFQAEGKSVMLAAGDTFRAAAVEQLQVWGERNDIPVIAQHTGADSASVIFDAISAAKSRGIDVLIADTAGRLQNKNHLMEELKKVVRVMKKLDVNAPHEVMLTLDAGTGQNALSQTKLFNEAVGLTGLALTKLDGTAKGGVVFAVADKHAIPIRYLGVGEGIDDLRPFNGSDFIDALFTHEAQE
- a CDS encoding S-adenosylmethionine decarboxylase proenzyme translates to MFLFFEGSEKKAEIVVKATQISLLDDIEDDFWPVLVQCCNAQILSSIRNHDCKAFLLSESSLFVWHDRILILTCGNTRLVHSVEFFIQQIGMDNIQQVIYQRKNEYFAHAQPSSFGDDIKLLGQYVAGKAYRFGELDSHHNYIFHQDNNFQADNLDKTYEFLAYQISQQASEKLTTVGLKAEEIRQFLQLDKLIGDFLLDDFVFDPFGYSVNAIKGKHYLTIHVTPQANSSYVSVESNINLRALTEKFLTILAPKSFDLLSFNDFDFVNLTDEFIPTNYVSKSRVSEHLSNNYLVCFANYILPQQGFAKAKAFDIAGEKHAL
- the ftsE gene encoding cell division ATP-binding protein FtsE translates to MIRFNNVSKTYPGGFLALKQVSFTIAPGEMAFLTGHSGAGKSTLLKLMSMMEKPSVGSIEINGSELSTIKYQQIPYVRRGIGMIFQNHNLLLDRTVFDNVALPLIIEGYSHKETRKRVEAALDKVHLSSKLKCFPNMLSGGEQQRVGIARAIVNKPPILLADEPTGNLDPKLSLDIIRLFEEFNDMGVSVLIATHDLGLIARMKYRTLTLKQGHMITDGIVDGLQAAGDLNAN
- the rsmD gene encoding 16S rRNA (guanine(966)-N(2))-methyltransferase RsmD, which translates into the protein MSKLKKQSDKNTKTGHIRIIAGQHRGRKLPVLIADGLRPTTDRVKETVFNWLMPYVQDANCLDCFAGSGGLGFEAMSRGAESLTLVELNKAAAQQLKDNKALLKIDNIQVVQQNALDFLQTNQQSFSLVFIDPPFRKGLAQQAVELLSIKGLDEDALIYVEMEADTNAQVMPSHWQLLKEKVAGQVVYRLYQNSAK
- the speE gene encoding polyamine aminopropyltransferase; its protein translation is MHSDLWVEEKFQDFLGLKFKVEKVLFSGKSEFQTVDVVETKGHGKMLLNDGLIMVTERDEFAYHDMITHVPLFVHPAPKNVLVIGGGDGGTAREVLRHKGVEKCTMVEIDAMVVDACRQHIPQTSKDLDHEKMQLIIGDGVEFVKQTTEKFDVIIVDSTDPIGPAQPLFGEAFYQDVFNCLTDDGIVVSQGESSWYAMDIQQSLLTVLNAVFPQNYLYSFSNLTYPGGLWSFTFASKQYHPVNDFDEQRVAASGLDFQYYNQALHSAAFALPNFVKKGLTGLIDNS